From a single Candidatus Thermoplasmatota archaeon genomic region:
- a CDS encoding DUF5305 family protein gives MTNARTPPPWAHPLVRRHRVPLTVLAVAMLVLGGAWAHAATSQVERQATTHLEDRWVERAAFTYEVPLERDSVLGRAGARLPMGEPGYFSTVAPNVDLTFTWALQSPAASELVAHGEIAIDVKSHSPSGRPYWTERIVLAEGQAAGPAGTPLVLRAVLPVEELQQRVNDLAGTVGSKAGTVQWNVVGLVRFSAQTPFGRVTGPSEFVLPLTLDLPLYILPDATGGTFVREHGRPVVTIAEHRAGWTALASVPLAVLAMAGGAIALALCVRSRRGDPLLGSGREGELARELAPHEDWVTTVASVPDPPPQASVIEVESLGDLVAIAAEARTRVLRDGSRDVFWVLAGAGLYRYGRHARVGPPREVESIPQSPETAGSSAARSGPSSAAPGDLVRLLDAAAMHSIFATRQDDAPEAQAPAPPAATGAAPPQDPIESLFPGLSFDDAKPPRK, from the coding sequence ATGACAAACGCCCGCACGCCCCCGCCTTGGGCGCACCCCCTCGTGCGCCGGCATCGCGTCCCCCTCACCGTCCTCGCCGTCGCGATGCTCGTCCTCGGGGGCGCTTGGGCCCATGCGGCCACAAGCCAGGTCGAGCGCCAGGCGACGACGCATCTCGAGGACCGCTGGGTCGAGCGCGCCGCGTTCACGTACGAGGTCCCCCTGGAGCGCGACTCCGTGCTCGGTCGGGCCGGCGCGAGGCTCCCCATGGGCGAGCCCGGCTACTTCTCCACCGTCGCCCCGAACGTGGACCTCACGTTCACGTGGGCGCTCCAATCGCCGGCCGCCTCGGAACTTGTGGCGCACGGCGAGATCGCGATCGACGTCAAGAGCCACTCGCCGTCCGGGCGCCCGTATTGGACCGAGCGCATCGTGCTCGCCGAGGGTCAGGCCGCCGGACCCGCCGGCACGCCGCTTGTGCTGCGCGCCGTGCTCCCCGTCGAGGAGCTGCAGCAGCGCGTGAACGACCTTGCCGGCACGGTCGGCTCGAAGGCCGGAACCGTGCAGTGGAACGTGGTCGGGCTCGTGCGCTTCTCCGCGCAAACGCCCTTTGGCCGCGTGACCGGGCCCAGCGAGTTCGTCTTGCCGCTCACCCTCGACCTTCCGCTCTACATCCTTCCCGACGCCACCGGCGGGACGTTCGTGCGCGAGCACGGCCGGCCGGTGGTGACCATCGCCGAGCACCGCGCCGGATGGACCGCGCTCGCCTCGGTTCCCCTGGCCGTCCTGGCGATGGCCGGCGGCGCGATCGCGCTTGCCCTCTGCGTCCGCTCGCGCCGCGGGGATCCGCTGTTGGGCTCGGGTCGCGAGGGCGAGCTTGCGCGCGAGCTTGCGCCGCACGAGGACTGGGTCACCACGGTCGCCTCGGTGCCCGACCCGCCGCCGCAGGCAAGCGTCATCGAGGTCGAGTCGCTCGGGGATCTTGTGGCCATCGCCGCCGAGGCGCGGACGCGCGTGCTGCGCGACGGATCGCGCGACGTGTTCTGGGTCCTTGCCGGCGCGGGGCTCTACCGGTACGGACGCCACGCGCGGGTGGGTCCCCCCCGAGAGGTGGAGTCGATCCCGCAGAGCCCCGAGACCGCCGGCTCTTCGGCCGCGCGGTCCGGACCGTCGAGCGCGGCCCCCGGCGACCTCGTCCGGCTGCTGGACGCGGCGGCCATGCATTCCATCTTCGCAACGCGCCAGGACGACGCGCCCGAGGCGCAGGCGCCCGCTCCGCCGGCCGCGACCGGAGCCGCCCCACCGCAGGACCCCATCGAGTCGCTCTTCCCCGGCCTTTCCTTCGACGACGCGAAGCCACCCCGCAAATAG
- a CDS encoding PRC-barrel domain-containing protein — protein MAELSRFANVPVYTRAGTFVGNVKNLLLDLDGNRIDSVVVGRTNPKLVPTGQDVAVPYRWVASFDDILILRHFPDLSALAPEQDEVPEGDEQFDAVPEIPAPVAPRAALPARPPTRR, from the coding sequence ATGGCAGAGCTCAGCCGTTTCGCCAACGTGCCCGTCTATACGCGGGCCGGAACCTTCGTCGGCAACGTCAAGAACCTTCTCCTCGATCTCGACGGGAACCGCATCGACAGCGTGGTCGTCGGCCGCACGAACCCCAAGCTCGTGCCCACGGGCCAGGACGTCGCCGTTCCCTACCGCTGGGTCGCCTCGTTCGACGACATCCTGATCCTGCGCCATTTCCCCGATCTCTCGGCGCTTGCCCCCGAGCAGGACGAGGTTCCCGAAGGCGACGAGCAGTTCGACGCCGTTCCAGAGATTCCGGCGCCCGTCGCGCCTCGGGCCGCCCTGCCGGCCCGCCCGCCGACGCGGCGCTGA
- a CDS encoding S26 family signal peptidase: MRGWISEGRSRPGLIVLAVALLSVPLLGAAGHPLLSYAETGSMAPTLRPGDGFLINPFATSPAIGDVIVYESVLQGGRLAVHRVTGGDARGYTTRGDANAVSDQDAGEPYVTSDRIRGTLVSPQGAPLVVPGLGAPLLEAGKLARQAQGSLSAALPWIPLLLLAAAGAVLCWPAGRARPPPAAGRPQARSLVRRLFPRGVLARHLAMALFVLLTAGLVASSASAWKETRVSMVVSDSPPPDQIRSARPGDAVPRELEVSGLPLVPTLVVFEAMTPGARLSERSLALPPGSTQRVAFEEVAGANRGLQEDVVRVWRYPSVLPPEATLALHDALPGAPHLALGLPILAGLFVWWRSLRLGHLPLRLAFSRGPGVRA, translated from the coding sequence GTGCGAGGTTGGATCTCCGAGGGACGAAGCCGCCCGGGACTCATCGTCCTCGCCGTCGCGCTGCTCTCCGTTCCGCTCCTTGGCGCGGCCGGCCATCCGCTCCTGTCCTACGCGGAGACGGGCTCCATGGCGCCCACGTTGCGCCCGGGCGACGGGTTCCTCATCAACCCGTTTGCGACAAGCCCGGCCATTGGCGACGTCATCGTGTACGAGTCGGTTCTCCAGGGCGGGCGTCTCGCCGTGCACCGCGTGACGGGCGGCGACGCGCGAGGCTACACGACGCGGGGCGACGCCAACGCCGTGTCCGACCAGGACGCGGGCGAGCCGTACGTCACGTCCGACCGCATCCGGGGGACGCTCGTGTCGCCGCAGGGCGCGCCCCTGGTCGTCCCGGGCCTTGGAGCGCCTCTGCTCGAGGCCGGCAAGCTCGCCCGGCAGGCGCAAGGGAGCCTGTCCGCCGCGTTGCCGTGGATTCCCCTTCTGCTCCTGGCCGCAGCCGGCGCCGTGCTGTGCTGGCCGGCCGGGCGCGCCCGCCCGCCGCCTGCCGCGGGGCGGCCGCAGGCCCGATCCCTCGTTCGACGGCTGTTTCCCCGCGGCGTGCTCGCGCGTCACCTCGCGATGGCCCTCTTCGTCTTGCTCACGGCTGGGCTCGTGGCAAGCTCGGCGTCGGCGTGGAAGGAGACGCGGGTGAGCATGGTGGTCTCGGACTCGCCGCCTCCCGACCAGATCCGGTCTGCGCGGCCCGGCGACGCGGTGCCGCGTGAGCTGGAGGTTTCGGGGCTCCCGCTTGTGCCCACGCTTGTGGTCTTCGAGGCGATGACGCCGGGGGCGCGACTCTCCGAGCGCTCGCTTGCGCTTCCCCCGGGAAGCACGCAACGCGTAGCCTTCGAGGAGGTCGCAGGCGCCAACCGCGGTCTCCAGGAGGACGTGGTGCGCGTCTGGCGTTACCCGTCGGTTCTTCCGCCCGAGGCCACGCTCGCGTTGCACGACGCCCTGCCGGGCGCCCCCCACCTTGCGCTTGGGCTTCCCATCCTGGCCGGCCTGTTCGTATGGTGGCGCTCCTTGCGCTTGGGCCATCTGCCCCTGCGCCTGGCGTTCTCGCGCGGTCCGGGGGTGCGAGCATGA
- a CDS encoding redoxin domain-containing protein, translating into MRRNQAFAIAALLGSLLLAGCVAPSAPAIPARAGDFVVADVEERGPDGSVVARIEGARWYLGPELPGRLPEGWTSERTRTATPGLVAAFDGLRPGESRVHWADAADAYGERSDAKVLRVAAVEAFPRVFERAGAPPTGSDPIASFFGLDLPAVVIAANGSAWTGRYDPAPEHAEAPLPQTPWHNERHSLWTSRLLRWDEEGMYVTHEARQGANATIGGLAYRVVSVGQEIVVDTNHPRAGENVTYAVRLREVVFAGPLATGLAPELRAQTLAGAPVELRDLAGRAVVLDFFASWCVTCQTQLLELSRARDRLPEDVAFVSVSVDPRERAQDVEQLVRDAHRLARREGHELRADWTFAVDPSGAAARDYAVYTLPKTVVVDPNGRIRASHSGILSADEIVATVRAVLP; encoded by the coding sequence GTGCGAAGGAACCAGGCGTTCGCGATCGCGGCCCTCCTGGGCTCGCTTCTCCTGGCGGGCTGCGTGGCGCCGTCGGCCCCGGCCATCCCGGCGCGCGCGGGCGACTTCGTTGTGGCCGACGTGGAGGAGCGGGGCCCGGACGGCTCCGTCGTGGCGCGGATCGAGGGCGCGCGATGGTACCTTGGGCCCGAGCTTCCGGGACGGTTGCCCGAAGGCTGGACGTCCGAGCGCACGCGGACGGCCACGCCGGGCCTCGTCGCCGCCTTCGACGGGCTGCGGCCGGGCGAATCCCGCGTCCATTGGGCCGACGCGGCCGACGCCTACGGCGAGCGTTCCGACGCGAAGGTCCTCCGCGTGGCCGCGGTGGAGGCATTCCCAAGGGTCTTCGAGCGGGCCGGCGCGCCGCCCACCGGTTCCGATCCCATCGCAAGCTTCTTCGGGCTTGACCTGCCGGCCGTCGTGATTGCCGCAAACGGCTCGGCGTGGACCGGGCGCTACGATCCCGCTCCCGAGCACGCGGAGGCGCCGCTTCCACAGACGCCATGGCACAACGAGCGGCATAGCCTTTGGACCTCGCGCCTCCTGCGCTGGGACGAGGAGGGCATGTACGTCACGCACGAGGCGCGCCAAGGTGCCAACGCGACGATCGGCGGCCTCGCCTACCGTGTTGTATCCGTCGGGCAGGAGATCGTCGTCGACACGAACCACCCGCGCGCGGGCGAGAACGTGACCTACGCCGTGCGCCTGCGCGAGGTCGTCTTCGCCGGGCCGCTTGCGACCGGGCTTGCGCCGGAGCTGCGCGCCCAGACCCTGGCGGGCGCGCCGGTGGAGCTTCGGGACCTCGCGGGGCGCGCCGTGGTGCTCGACTTCTTCGCGAGCTGGTGCGTCACGTGCCAGACGCAGCTTCTGGAGCTCTCGCGCGCCCGGGATCGCCTGCCCGAGGACGTCGCGTTCGTCTCCGTGAGCGTGGATCCGCGCGAGCGGGCGCAAGACGTTGAGCAGCTCGTGCGCGACGCGCACCGCCTGGCCCGGCGCGAAGGGCACGAGCTTCGCGCCGACTGGACGTTTGCCGTCGACCCGTCCGGCGCTGCCGCGCGCGACTACGCCGTGTACACGCTGCCAAAGACGGTGGTCGTCGACCCGAACGGCCGCATCCGCGCGAGCCACTCGGGCATCCTGTCGGCCGACGAGATCGTGGCGACGGTGCGGGCGGTCCTTCCCTGA